The window TTCAAATCTTATCTCATTTTTCAAACTCCCTAAAATGTGAATGTTCAAATGTTAGCGTTAATACCATCAAAAAGTAAAAATTACTATTGATAGAGCTATTTTAAGTAAACTTTATTTATAACACTATACTTATCTTTATTAAAATTTCACCTACTTTTCAACTTCTTCTACATCATAGGATATCATATCTTTTCATGATAATAATGTAAGCTTTTGCATACAAGAATAAATATAGCAAATAATAATGGTAATAAAAGGGAAAAAGACAACTCCAATATTATAACTTAATTTTTTTATCAAATAAACTATGAAATTCTTGTTCTCCATGAAGTACCATTATCAACGTTTTGGATTTTAATTTTTCAAATATTAACTTTATTATCTTTTCTTTACTTTGCTCATCTATGTTTGCAAGAGGTTCGTCAAAAATATAGACATCTGCTTCGTTTTCAAGCGCTATACCAATAGCAACTTTTTGTCTTTCACCTGCAGAAAGATTGGAAGGCAATTTTTCTTTTAACCTTTCTAAACCAAGTTTTTTTATTAATTCTTCATCTTTTATGAGTTCTTTTATAGGAATTTCTGGAAGTTCAACCGGTGCAGTTATTGATACAACGTTTTTTGGCCTTAACACTTTTCCATTATCTGGCGACAAATATCCAGAGATTATATTTAAAAGAGTTGTCTTTCCTGCCCCATTTTCTCCAAATATTAATACCTTACTCTTAGGAGTTATTTCCAAATTATCTATTTCTATTACTTTATTTCCATCATAAGAAAGTTTCACGTTTTTTAAAATTACTCTATTATCCAGGTCAAAATATTCTTTCTTATCAGTATTTAATAAATTTTTTATTCTTTCAAGTATTTGTGAGTATCTGTGAAATTCTGGAATAGCTTGAACAATTCCAAAAAGGGATGAAACCGCTCTCCAAAATGTGTTTATTATCGCTACAAATCCACCAAAACTCAACTTTCCAATTAAAACAAAATATCCAGATACTATAAGTGAAAGAGTATCCGACGTGTTTCGAATAATGTCACCTAACATTTGACTTGATTTTACAGCTTTAAAACTTTCAAACCTACTGTTTAAATACTCTTCTAAAGTCTCCCTGTGCTTTAATGTTGCAAGGTCAAATATAAAATCAAAAGTTCTCATAACTTTAAATGATTTAAGAACACTTGTTAGAAAGCTTGTATAAATTCCTTCTTTTTCTCTTTCAAGTGCTGTTTTTTTCTAACTTTTTGACTTACAACATTCGCAAAATACATTAGAGGAGGAATAA of the Thermosipho affectus genome contains:
- a CDS encoding ATP-binding cassette domain-containing protein, with amino-acid sequence MRTFDFIFDLATLKHRETLEEYLNSRFESFKAVKSSQMLGDIIRNTSDTLSLIVSGYFVLIGKLSFGGFVAIINTFWRAVSSLFGIVQAIPEFHRYSQILERIKNLLNTDKKEYFDLDNRVILKNVKLSYDGNKVIEIDNLEITPKSKVLIFGENGAGKTTLLNIISGYLSPDNGKVLRPKNVVSITAPVELPEIPIKELIKDEELIKKLGLERLKEKLPSNLSAGERQKVAIGIALENEADVYIFDEPLANIDEQSKEKIIKLIFEKLKSKTLIMVLHGEQEFHSLFDKKIKL